One Dokdonia sp. Dokd-P16 genomic window carries:
- a CDS encoding sodium:solute symporter has protein sequence MEIIDWAVLAFTLIFIVVYGTYKTQGSKNAEEYIRGGNTSKWWTVGLSVMATQASAITFLSTTGQGFYDGMGFVQFYFGLPIAMIVICLVFIPIYHRLKVFTAYEYLESRFDLKTRSLAAILFLIQRSLAAGITIYAPAIILSAVLGWDLTMLNIIIGIVVIIYTVSGGTKAVSITQKQQMAVIFAGMAIAFYLILDKLPEDISFTDALSIAGAGEKMNLLDFSFDLSNRYTVWTGLLGGTFLMLSYFGTDQSQVQRYLSGKNVKEMQMGLLFNGALKIPMQFFILLVGVMVFVFYQFNSAPLHFNPAATEAVKTSIYASEFESLEQQLAQNQNNQKEAAFNYAKDPTLDIYEENGAQKSLIDKYEGIDKEIRSVGKVLIAKAAPDVENNDKDYVFIHFILNNLPNGLIGLLLAVILSAAMSSTASELNALGATTAVDLYKRNYKGTMTDRHYVRSTKGFTLMWGVLAIIVACTASLFENLIQLVNIIGSIFYGNILGIFLLAFFIKFVKSNAVFIAALITQVIIIIVYGLIHFEIIEFPYLWLNVVGCALVMGLAMLLQVSFGGSKDD, from the coding sequence ATGGAAATAATAGACTGGGCAGTACTAGCATTTACGCTCATTTTTATAGTTGTTTATGGAACCTATAAAACACAAGGAAGCAAGAACGCAGAAGAATATATAAGAGGTGGTAATACCTCAAAATGGTGGACGGTAGGCCTTTCTGTAATGGCTACACAAGCAAGTGCCATCACTTTTTTATCTACCACAGGTCAAGGATTTTATGACGGTATGGGATTTGTCCAGTTTTATTTTGGGCTTCCCATTGCGATGATTGTGATTTGCTTGGTGTTTATACCTATCTACCACAGACTAAAGGTTTTTACAGCCTATGAATATCTTGAAAGTCGTTTTGATTTAAAAACGAGATCACTCGCAGCTATTTTATTTTTAATACAGCGTAGTCTCGCTGCAGGGATTACTATTTATGCACCAGCTATTATTCTCTCGGCAGTATTGGGTTGGGATCTCACTATGCTCAATATTATTATAGGGATTGTAGTGATTATCTATACCGTTTCTGGTGGTACAAAAGCAGTTAGCATTACTCAGAAGCAGCAAATGGCGGTGATTTTTGCCGGTATGGCAATTGCCTTTTACCTCATTCTTGATAAACTACCGGAGGACATCAGTTTTACAGATGCCTTGAGTATCGCAGGTGCTGGAGAAAAAATGAATCTGTTAGATTTCTCTTTTGATTTAAGCAATAGATACACGGTGTGGACAGGCTTATTAGGAGGAACTTTTTTAATGCTTTCCTACTTTGGTACAGATCAAAGTCAGGTGCAACGCTACCTTTCTGGAAAGAATGTAAAGGAAATGCAAATGGGTCTTCTCTTTAACGGAGCCTTAAAAATCCCGATGCAGTTCTTTATTCTTCTTGTGGGAGTGATGGTTTTTGTTTTTTATCAGTTTAATAGTGCACCGTTACACTTTAATCCTGCCGCTACCGAAGCCGTGAAAACGTCAATCTATGCAAGCGAATTTGAATCACTAGAACAACAACTCGCTCAAAACCAAAACAACCAGAAAGAAGCTGCCTTTAATTATGCTAAAGATCCTACACTCGATATTTATGAAGAGAATGGAGCTCAAAAATCTTTAATAGATAAATACGAAGGTATTGACAAGGAAATAAGATCTGTAGGTAAAGTGCTCATTGCAAAAGCAGCTCCAGATGTAGAAAATAATGACAAAGATTACGTCTTTATCCACTTTATACTCAACAACCTTCCCAACGGACTAATAGGCCTCTTACTTGCTGTAATACTGAGCGCTGCAATGTCATCTACTGCGTCAGAACTTAATGCGCTAGGCGCTACTACCGCTGTAGATCTTTATAAACGTAATTATAAAGGAACTATGACAGACAGACATTACGTGCGCAGCACAAAAGGTTTTACACTCATGTGGGGTGTGCTCGCCATAATTGTGGCTTGTACGGCAAGCCTTTTTGAAAACTTAATTCAGCTGGTAAACATCATAGGGTCTATTTTTTACGGTAATATTCTAGGGATATTCTTACTTGCATTCTTTATCAAATTTGTAAAAAGTAATGCCGTGTTCATAGCAGCACTCATCACGCAAGTAATTATCATTATCGTGTACGGACTCATACATTTTGAGATTATAGAATTCCCATATCTATGGCTCAACGTGGTAGGATGCGCCCTCGTAATGGGACTAGCCATGTTACTACAAGTAAGCTTTGGAGGTTCTAAGGATGACTAA
- a CDS encoding Gfo/Idh/MocA family protein has protein sequence MTKETNWAILGCGKIADKFANDVQLTEGAHLYAVASRNIDNAAAFKDTHNATIAYGSYEEMLLDPKVDIVYIATPHMFHKEQTLLCLTHKKAVLCEKAFAMNLEEVEEMIAFAKAQQTFLMEALWTHFLPHYQFVLETVHSGDLGKITNLAANFGFDAAYDVNARLYNKSLGGGSLLDVGIYPVFAALTLLGYTENMSAQALLGPTGVDHHCSMKLEYPNQVEANLFSAIDEKTDTTCHITLEHGEILINSRFHEPTNVTITKDGASKTYDFPIPESVNGYHYEILHCQKMLESNKTESDIMTFDKSKDLIKMLDTIRKNIGLVY, from the coding sequence ATGACTAAAGAAACTAACTGGGCAATACTAGGCTGCGGAAAGATAGCTGACAAATTTGCAAATGATGTGCAACTTACTGAAGGGGCACATCTTTATGCTGTAGCAAGTAGAAATATTGACAATGCAGCAGCTTTTAAGGATACTCATAACGCGACTATTGCATATGGTAGCTATGAGGAAATGCTTCTAGATCCTAAAGTAGATATCGTTTACATTGCTACGCCTCACATGTTTCATAAAGAGCAAACGCTTTTATGTCTCACACATAAAAAAGCAGTGCTTTGCGAGAAAGCTTTTGCAATGAATCTTGAGGAAGTTGAGGAAATGATTGCTTTCGCGAAAGCGCAACAAACCTTTTTAATGGAAGCGCTGTGGACACACTTCTTACCTCATTACCAATTTGTATTGGAAACTGTTCATAGTGGAGATTTAGGAAAAATCACAAATCTCGCTGCCAACTTTGGTTTTGACGCAGCTTATGATGTAAACGCGCGCTTGTATAATAAATCACTAGGCGGTGGTAGCTTACTAGATGTAGGTATTTACCCAGTCTTTGCTGCACTGACGCTATTAGGTTATACAGAGAATATGAGCGCTCAAGCCCTACTCGGGCCAACTGGTGTAGATCATCACTGCTCCATGAAATTAGAATATCCTAATCAAGTAGAAGCAAATTTATTTTCGGCTATTGATGAAAAAACAGACACTACTTGTCACATCACTCTAGAACATGGCGAAATACTCATAAACAGTCGTTTCCATGAGCCAACTAATGTTACCATAACTAAAGATGGTGCTTCAAAAACATATGATTTCCCTATTCCGGAAAGTGTGAATGGATATCATTATGAGATACTGCATTGCCAGAAAATGCTTGAAAGCAATAAGACCGAGAGTGATATTATGACTTTTGATAAGAGTAAAGACCTTATTAAAATGCTAGATACCATTAGAAAAAACATTGGGTTAGTGTACTGA
- a CDS encoding DUF2141 domain-containing protein, with product MRTIIFLLLAAVSTISFGQEAKGVTITVTIPNLTNNDGAASAALYNEATFMKAAPLDSQGATPENNMVTLVFENVAPGDYGIITLHDQNGNNRMDFEANGMPKEDYATSGSGTGFGPPSWNNAKFTVGTEDVQLEIKM from the coding sequence ATGAGAACAATTATCTTTTTATTACTCGCAGCGGTATCAACAATTTCTTTTGGACAAGAAGCAAAAGGTGTTACCATCACAGTGACGATTCCTAACTTAACAAATAATGATGGTGCAGCCTCTGCAGCATTATATAACGAGGCAACTTTTATGAAAGCTGCACCCTTAGATTCTCAAGGAGCAACGCCAGAAAACAATATGGTTACCTTAGTTTTTGAAAATGTAGCACCTGGAGATTACGGGATTATCACATTACATGATCAAAATGGAAATAACCGTATGGATTTTGAAGCAAACGGGATGCCTAAAGAGGATTATGCAACATCTGGTAGTGGTACAGGTTTTGGACCTCCTAGCTGGAATAATGCAAAATTTACCGTAGGTACAGAAGATGTACAACTAGAAATTAAAATGTAA